TTCTTGAGGTTCAGCCGATTTAGAGAGGAGTTAGGTTTATGGCAAAGAAGGTTATCGCAGTCGTTAAACTACAGATACCGGCTGGACAGGCAACCGCAGCCCCTCCGGTTGGTCCAGCACTTGGTCAGCACGGAGTTAACATTGCTGAGTT
The window above is part of the candidate division WOR-3 bacterium genome. Proteins encoded here:
- a CDS encoding 50S ribosomal protein L11 — translated: MAKKVIAVVKLQIPAGQATAAPPVGPALGQHGVNIAE